In a genomic window of Magnolia sinica isolate HGM2019 chromosome 16, MsV1, whole genome shotgun sequence:
- the LOC131228838 gene encoding pentatricopeptide repeat-containing protein At1g08070, chloroplastic-like, which translates to MNPNTYSRRTALNRARWLVFGVLWAHHDGKQIHARLILLSVIPENFLASKLVSMYSKSGQIHHARKVFDEIPHRNIFSFNAMLIAYSSHDQHSEALRLFSSLSSFKPALKPDSFTISSLLKALLSVPLPHPILGKEIHASMLRHGFDSDLFVTNAVVTFYQCSCMGLVIFVEKRMMRRIRRHVGTIAVAKRSGSSTHQVCHANILNIILLVIFFFVEQSRRARAEKDLLELQVVQLNVRKLEDELMSWKSMLKEIPDVSCSDDIPRKFASLQKELIDSMMKLGEISAHLKQLEVALESADLAKQHAETEAALAKEKAEESLLVVKRLELMVRIRSSDSW; encoded by the exons ATGAATCCGAATACATACAGCAGGAGAACGGCATTGAATAGAGCCCGGTGGCTGGTGTTTGgtgttctatgggcccaccatgat GGAAAGCAGATCCATGCCCGGCTCATCCTCCTCTCGGTCATCCCCGAAAACTTCCTCGCCTCAAAGCTCGTTTCCATGTACTCCAAATCTGGCCAAATCCATCACGCCCGTAAGGTGTTCGATGAAATTCCCCACAGAAATATCTTCTCTTTCAACGCCATGCTCATTGCCTATTCTTCACATGACCAGCACTCCGAAGCCCTTAGGCTCTTCTCGTCCTTGTCATCATTCAAACCCGCCCTTAAACCTGACAGTTTCACCATCTCCTCCCTCTTGAAAGCCTTGTTGTCAGTGCCGCTTCCGCATCCGATATTGGGTAAGGAGATTCACGCTTCTATGCTTCGGCATGGCTTTGATTCTGATCTATTTGTCACCAATGCAGTGGTTACATTTTACCAATGCAGTTGCATGGGCCTT GTGATTTTTGTGgagaagagaatgatgagaagaatTCGCAGACATGTGGGCACAATTGCAGTAGCTAAAAGATCAGGAAGTTCCACACATCAGGTTTGCCATGCTAATATCTTGAATATTATACTATTGGTCATCTTCTTTTTCGTTGAACAGAGCCGCAGAGCGAGGGCAGAAAAGGATTTACTTGAACTACAAGTGGTCCAGCTGAATGTAAGGAAGTTGGAGGATGAACTGATGTCTTGGAAATCAATGCTGAAAGAGATCCCTGATGTTTCATGTTCTGATGATATACCCAGAAAATTTGCCAGTTTGCAGAA AGAGCTAATTGATAGCATGATGAAGTTAGGTGAGATCAGTGCTCATCTGAAGCAGTTGGAGGTCGCCCTGGAATCTGCAGACCTTGCTAAGCAACATGCTGAAACAGAGGCTGCACTGGCCAAAGAGAAAGCTGAAGAATCATTGTTAGTGGTTAAACGGCTTGAGTTAATGGTGAGGATCAGGTCGAGCGACTCTTGGTGA